In the genome of Parvibaculum sp., one region contains:
- a CDS encoding helix-turn-helix domain-containing protein, with the protein MTPAQCKMARAGLGLGVRELADLAKVSTNTITRLEAGEELKERTVDAIRHALEAAGVVFLADGETSTGGPGVRLRSDA; encoded by the coding sequence ATGACACCAGCTCAATGCAAGATGGCACGCGCCGGCCTTGGTCTAGGCGTTCGAGAGCTAGCCGACCTCGCGAAGGTCAGCACGAACACCATCACCCGTTTGGAAGCGGGCGAGGAACTCAAAGAGCGCACCGTTGACGCTATTCGCCATGCCCTTGAGGCCGCTGGCGTCGTCTTCCTCGCTGACGGGGAGACATCGACAGGCGGGCCAGGGGTGAGGCTGAGGAGCGACGCATGA